TTGCGTTACCACGCTAAATGTTTGAGTAACAAATACCTACCAGTATGAATACGGATGTGGCCCTTCAGCTGACCATTATTTGAGAACGCTACGTCACAGTGTGGACATTTGAACTTTTTAGGTCGCTGTTTTCGACTGGCCAGTAACTTCGCTTTTGCATCCTCACTCAAAACACGCATATACTCTTGCTCCATTTGATCGTACGTAAATCCTAGCGGATCGATCACCGATGGTAGACAGGATGCCCCGAATGCTCCAACTGGACCGGCAACTCTTTGCACCTCTGGATGTATTTGGCTAGGTAACGGATGTTCGGACagttggtgctgttgctgctgatagcAATAATGATAGTACGCGGCCATATCCGCTGAAGGATAGTGCATCATCGATGGATCCGGCATGACATTAACCTTCGATCCGAAGCTCTCACTTAATTTCACAGGACTGTGGTTGTAGTCGATCGGTTCTGATTTAATCGTTTGCTCACTGTCACTATCACTGAACGAGTCCGAATCTTCACCGTTCACCGCACAACTCGGACTTGGTTCACTACACGTTGCCGTAGGCACCTCAGCTTTTGTCTCCTTACCGTCCCAAGGACGAAATAGCCGTGAGTATGTTTGCGGTGGCGTTAGTGTTTTAGCCGACATTTTGTTCACCTTTTGCGGTACGATCggggagtaaaaaaaatgtgctcaCAAATATTCTGTACGACGACCAACGAGATGTTCACCCTTGGCAATCCGTGCGCAAAATGAGATGACTAACCAGGGGAACTAAcaaatttaaaccaaaaatgCCCTCCAGAATCCTGACTGAAAGGACACGAGTGAGAGAGGGACGGCTTTAAGCGAAGGGTGCTATGTCCCTGTTGGAATAGGGCACATTGGAAGCGAAGGATTTTCCCTTCTTTCACTTTCGTCTGGTGTTTcggtataaaaaaaagaacaaatctaCAAAACCCACAGACAAACTGTCTGCGAATGATCAATAGAATAGGATATTGTCGATTGTGGCAAGGACCTAGATTCTCCAGGATGTGTTCTCGCCAAACAGAGGGGTGCGTAAAGAGGCCTTTTCGTTTTCTAGCACCATAGACAAACCTTAAAAGGGCCAGCACCATATTTCAATGCGTCATAGTGCCGTAGCCTCctcccagttttttttttctgttgtccGGAATGGTTATGTTTCGGTCATATTCTTCCGCGTGTGGTACAAATCGTATTCTCCCTTTCACCTTCCAATATGTAACTGCAAAGCGTGTCCTGCGTGCACCACCTAACAACTACAATTCTGCAACTCTTCAACTACATGAGATTATGTCCTCCCTATCTTCATGTGCATTTTGGGTTGTTGATGTAATCATTCCCTGCGGTTCGCTGCCTACGTGGAGAACGGGAAGATATCGATGGAGCGAATTGAAATCTCTCAGCTTAGCAAATCCTGCATAATTTTTGTCTGACGTCCCCCGTTAGCTAGCTCAATTGTCCACCGTGAAAAGGCGAACTGAACTCAAAAAGGGGATTGAGCCAGGGCATTTACAGCGTAAAACGCAATGCCTTATACATGTGAGTGCAGCGACGTAATCGGAACCCCAAACGTGAGAGAAACTAATCCAAAAATGGATGATCGATCAACCTTTTGGCTGTCAAAAATGGTTTTACGAATGGTTCTGCTTGCCGCTGCAGCATCTTCCAAGTGTCAGCCTGATTGGCATTCGCGCTAATTGTGACGGATCGAAAGAGGATTTCTTCAAAAAACATGTCTTCACTTTACCGATAAATTCTCGTACTCTTGTTTTGTGCTCTATAAATGTCATCTTTTTCCTATCCGTTTTCGCCgcataaaacaatcaatgcGATCCAAAGAGCACTCTTTGAGCACGAGTACGAATCGTATTCGAAATTTATTAGTGGTTTTTATTGCACCTTCCTTTAACGGGGAACgcaacatatttttctttgtccACCTTTTTATGTAACAATGAAGCGAAACGCTGAATGTAACAAAGAAGCAGCTACAGGCACGCTCTGGCCTGAGGtgcaaaaatgatattttttttctttgaaaaagGATCACACATTTGGGCAAACTTGtgacgaaaccaaaaaaaaaccgcatcaCCCCAATCGATGTCATATTGTGTGCAATAGTGGAGTGGATTCACTTTTTTTACATAACCAAACCTAGAATAGGATGAAACAGATCAACCGTTGGTCCGAACACGATGGACGAATTTCTGCGTAAATCTTGATCGTTTTATTGTTCTCGCTGACATTGCGCATAAAAGCCGACACTTGAATCAAATGGGAATCGAATGATCGATAGATATGGGACAGTTTGGTAGGTAGCCTATTTGTATAGTGCTATAGAAACAAGCCCGGTTTTGGGCTGTCTTAGAGGTAAGCCACTTTAGTTTCTTAAAAGTCTGATacaaaaacacttttattAGATACTTCGCTGCTATACGATGCTGTTTTAGATGCTATGCgggttttaaattaatttagaaTTTAGAATTACGCAAATCGCATTGACAGTCGACAGCGCCCGACCGTGAGCGTTTTAGAGAACTTTTGCAGCAGACCGCAGTAAATAAGTAGAATTACGCACACTTtgaatgctgttttttttaaacggagGAGTTTACACAAACATAGAATGAcggtatgttttttgttgtttatttaatatattaCAGCTTACTttgaaagttatttaaattattaagaGTTGGTGCTTGTTGTGATCGCCATCCTGTCTTCGATTCATAAATTTTGAGAATTCTAGAAATATTCCTAAGCagatttcattttgtttctttaaagATATTATACACGTGCTTACGATAACAACTTATTGATATTAGTTGTTTGTGCacaggatttttttaaaaaactttttgttttacccgAAACGTTTGGTTGATTGTAGTTTTATCATTTCAGTAGTTATTTccagtttgaaataaaaaaagtgtttttctCGAATTGCCGAGCGATTGTATGACAATACAATTAAAGATGCCACAATCAAACTCATCATGGTGGCCATATGTATTATAAGTTGTTTTGAAGCG
This region of Anopheles marshallii chromosome 2, idAnoMarsDA_429_01, whole genome shotgun sequence genomic DNA includes:
- the LOC128707321 gene encoding early growth response protein 2, coding for MSAKTLTPPQTYSRLFRPWDGKETKAEVPTATCSEPSPSCAVNGEDSDSFSDSDSEQTIKSEPIDYNHSPVKLSESFGSKVNVMPDPSMMHYPSADMAAYYHYCYQQQQHQLSEHPLPSQIHPEVQRVAGPVGAFGASCLPSVIDPLGFTYDQMEQEYMRVLSEDAKAKLLASRKQRPKKFKCPHCDVAFSNNGQLKGHIRIHTGERPFKCDEPGCGKTFTRNEELTRHKRIHTGIRPYGCQTCGKKFGRRDHLKKHTKTHLPQERYTYGLMPASAAAAAAAAMLMPMYASHVFGY